Proteins encoded together in one Telopea speciosissima isolate NSW1024214 ecotype Mountain lineage chromosome 4, Tspe_v1, whole genome shotgun sequence window:
- the LOC122658416 gene encoding L10-interacting MYB domain-containing protein-like, whose translation MADRPRRQHYMQEQSRAKWTTSLTKTLVDLMVEQALKGSRTNNSFGKKAWKNMCDEFCKRTGLNWGKEQLKNRYGVLRRQYITVKSLLYQGGFSWNESTQIITATDEVWDKYIQAHPDAEAIRSNGCPIYKQLCTVFSDSGSNGNHHAESEMNEGIPRLLCIETPTMSMDPGAPSNVAADESSSPIEDEDINISNGQHKHESMTPPSSGHQQKRSRRGIESVMAEAIIDMAAASRWRTATVTQSTDCFSITNCIKALDEMEGLEERIYFAALDLFDSSTAREIFLSLRSDRRLTWLKSKCCGHRVMED comes from the exons ATGGCTGATCGGCCCAGGAGACAACATTACATGCAGGAGCAGTCAAGGGCCAAGTGGACAACATCCCTTACTAAGACGCTTGTAGACTTAATGGTTGAGCAGGCTCTGAAAGGGAGTAGGACTAATAATTCATTCGGGAAGAAAGCATGGAAGAACATGTGTGATGAATTCTGTAAGAGAACAGGTCTTAATTGGGGTAAGGAACAATTGAAGAATCGGTATGGTGTTCTTAGGAGGCAATATATTACTGTGAAGTCACTTCTCTATCAAGGTGGTTTTAGTTGGAATGAATCCACCCAAATTATAACAGCCACAGATGAAGTGTGGGATAAATACATTCAG GCACACCCTGATGCTGAGGCAATTCGAAGCAATGGTTGCCCAATTTACAAACAGCTTTGCACAGTGTTCTCTGATTCAGGGTCTAATGGGAATCATCATGCTGAGAGTGAGATGAATGAAGGGATTCCTAGATTGCTATGTATAGAAACTCCGACCATGTCCATGGATCCTGGTGCACCATCAAATGTTGCAGCCGATGAGTCTTCCTCACccattgaagatgaagatataAATATATCAAATGGACAACACAAACATGAATCAATGACGCCACCCAGTTCAGGTCATCAACAGAAAAGAAGCCGCAGGGGAATTGAAAGTGTAATGGCTGAAGCTATAATAGATATGGCTGCTGCCTCAAGGTGGAGGACAGCTACAGTGACGCAGAGCACCGACTGTTTTTCTATAACCAATTGCATCAAAGCATTAGATGAGATGGAAGGACTTGAAGAGCGAATCTATTTTGCTGCTTTGGATTTATTTGATAGTTCCACCGCTAGAGAAATATTCTTGTCTCTCAGAAGTGACAGACGATTGACATGGCTGAAGAGCAAGTGCTGTGGTCACAGGGTGATGGAGGACTGA
- the LOC122658413 gene encoding protein ALTERED PHOSPHATE STARVATION RESPONSE 1 — protein sequence MGCCYSRVEREEIVSRCKARRRYMKELVKARQAFSVAHSMYIRSLRGTGSALLQFANGETNLHQNKHHLQNRLPLLPSPPLPPPTPPPLPPPPMSSSSDNWTSVTASPALPPPPPPPASSWDFWDPFAPSSSRSVTEEEWEATTVTTGSEVATANVAASVAAPPSVVSGYSKDSTSELAMVVSRNSKDLVEIIKELDEYFLKAADAGSHVSLLLEVSNFSLSTQKTTGKVYNCGKSLSPLWTRGSNSKSSGLGRLEAEVITVNGGGGALLTSSHSSTVERLYAWEKKLFEEVKNAESMKIEHKKRVTQLRKQEAKGSDYLKTEKNKKEIEKLESTLVVAAQAIETTAVEIIRLRESELYPQLLQLVNGLMFMWRSMYECHQVQMHIVEQLKFLNTTIVTADPTSEIHRQSTLQLELEVQQWHLAFCNLVQCQRDYIHSLTGWLRLSLFQFSHDPLINPKQNSGIYFLCEEWQLAVDRIPDKVASEGIKSLLTVIHAVVVKQAEEQKQKKKSEAAFKELEKKVVELRSLECKYGPVSMPETEIRSKQQDPVAEKRAKVEILRTKADEEKTKHEKLVTVTRAMTLNNLQMGLPNVFQAMTGFSNVCIHAFESVSNPPKTNEQGSDLKRLLP from the exons ATGGGCTGTTGTTATTCAAGagtagagagagaagagatagtTTCGCGTTGCAAGGCTCGAAGAAGATACATGAAGGAGCTTGTAAAGGCTCGTCAGGCATTCTCTGTAGCACACAGCATGTATATTCGGTCTCTCCGAGGCACAGGTTCGGCTCTTCTTCAATTCGCCAACGGTGAAACCAATCTCCACCAAAACAAACACCATCTTCAAAACCGTCTTCCTCTACTCCCTTCACCACCTCTCCCACCGCCGACTCCACCACCGCTTCCACCTCCTCCGATGAGTTCCAGCTCTGACAACTGGACGTCAGTCACCGCATCTCCTGCTCTCCCTCCTCCGCCTCCACCTCCAGCCTCAAGCTGGGATTTCTGGGACCCATTTGCTCCTTCTTCGTCGAGGTCTGTTACAGAAGAGGAATGGGAAGCCACCACCGTCACCACCGGATCCGAAGTCGCCACTGCTAATGTTGCGGCCAGTGTTGCTGCTCCACCTTCTGTAGTTAGTGGGTATTCTAAGGATTCCACAAGCGAGCTCGCTATGGTGGTTTCAAGGAACAGTAAAGATCTCGTTGAGATTATCAAGGAACTTGATGAGTATTTTCTTAAGGCTGCGGATGCAGGGTCCCATGTCTCATTGCTCTTAGAAGTTTCAAATTTTAGTCTTTCTACCCAGAAGACAACCG GTAAGGTCTATAACTGTGGAAAGAGTCTGAGTCCTTTGTGGACGAGGGgttcaaattcaaaatcaagCGGTTTAGGTAGATTGGAAGCAGAGGTGATTACGGTTAACGGCGGTGGTGGAGCTCTTCTCACCAGCAGTCACTCTTCCACCGTGGAGCGACTCTACGCTTGGGAGAAGAAACTGTTCGAGGAGGTCAAG aACGCTGAGAGTATGAAGATAGAGCACAAGAAGAGGGTGACCCAGCTGAGGAAGCAAGAGGCAAAGGGGTCTGACTATTTGAAGActgagaagaacaagaaggagattgaaaaattggaatctaCATTAGTTGTAGCTGCTCAGGCCATAGAGACTACAGCTGTTGAAATCATAAGATTGAGGGAATCAGAGCTCTATCCGCAACTCCTCCAACTTGTGAATGG ATTAATGTTCATGTGGAGAAGCATGTATGAGTGCCACCAGGTCCAAATGCACATTGTGGAGCAGCTGAAGTTCCTCAACACTACCATAGTAACTGCAGACCCAACCTCAGAGATTCATCGGCAATCAACTCTTCAGCTGGAACTTGAGGTCCAGCAATGGCACCTAGCCTTCTGCAATCTTGTCCAATGCCAACGAGATTACATCCATTCCCTCACAGGGTGGCTCCGTCTCAGTCTATTCCAATTCAGCCATGATCCACTGATCAATCCCAAACAGAACTCAGGGATCTACTTTCTCTGCGAAGAATGGCAGCTAGCAGTGGATAGGATTCCAGACAAAGTGGCCTCTGAAGGAATCAAAAGCCTCTTAACTGTAATCCATGCAGTTGTGGTTAAACAGGCTGAAGaacagaagcagaagaagaaatcagaggcTGCATTCAAAGAGCTTGAGAAGAAAGTGGTTGAACTTAGGTCATTGGAGTGTAAGTATGGCCCAGTTTCAATGCCTGAAACTGAAATTCGGAGTAAACAACAGGACCCAGTAGCGGAGAAGCGAGCAAAGGTGGAGATACTGAGAACGAAAGCAGACGAGGAGAAGACAAAGCATGAGAAGTTGGTCACTGTGACAAGGGCAATGACACTGAACAACCTGCAAATGGGATTACCAAATGTGTTTCAGGCGATGACTGGTTTCTCCAATGTGTGTATACATGCATTTGAGTCAGTGTCCAACCCACCAAAGACTAATGAGCAGGGCAGTGACTTGAAGAGGTTATTACCTTGA
- the LOC122658417 gene encoding L-ascorbate peroxidase 3, translating into MAAPVVDAEYLKEIQKARQNLRGLISSKNCAPIMLRLAWHDAGTYDVNTNTGGPNGSIRNQEEYMHGSNNGLKIAIDLCEEVKAKHPKITYADLYQLAGVVSVEVTGGPTIDFVPGRKDSLASPKEGRLPDAKKGVQHLRDIFYRMGLNDKDIVALSGGHTLGRAHPERSGFEGPWTKEPLKFDNSYFVELLKGETNGLLKLPTDKALLEDPEFRRYVELYAKDEDAFFRDYAESHKKLSELGFSPKASGSKTELKSSTILAQSAVGVAVAAAVVILSYLYEAHKRIK; encoded by the exons ATGGCGGCGCCCGTAGTTGATGCGGAGTACCTCAAAGAAATCCAGAAAGCTCGCCAAAATCTTCGCGGGCTCATCTCCAGCAAGAACTGTGCCCCTATCATGCTTCGTTTGGC GTGGCATGATGCTGGCACGTATGATGTTAACACAAATACAGGTGGTCCAAATGGTTCAATCCGAAATCAGGAAGAGTACATGCATGGTTCCAATAATGGATTAAAAATAGCAATAGATTTATGTG AAGAAGTGAAGGCAAAACATCCAAAGATTACATATGCAGACCTTTACCAG CTTGCTGGAGTTGTTTCTGTTGAGGTCACTGGAGGCCCCACCATTGACTTTGTTCCTGGCAGAAAG GATTCATTGGCTTCTCCCAAAGAAGGGCGACTTCCAGATGCTAAGAAAG GTGTACAACATCTCAGGGACATTTTTTATAGGATGGGTTTGAACGACAAGGATATTGTCGCACTATCTGGGGGCCACACATTG GGAAGGGCACATCCAGAGAGGTCAGGCTTTGAGGGACCTTGGACTAAGGAACCTTTGAAGTTTGACAATTCCTATTTTGT AGAGCTGCTAAAAGGGGAAACAAATGGGCTATTGAAGCTTCCCACAGACAAGGCCCTGTTGGAGGATCCTGAGTTCCGCCGCTATGTTGAGCTGTATGCAAAG GATGAGGATGCGTTTTTCAGAGACTATGCAGAATCACACAAGAAGCTTTCAGAACTAGGGTTTAGTCCAAAGGCCTCTGGTTCCAAAACAGAGTTAAAGAGCAGTACCATATTGGCTCAAAGCGCAGTGGGAGTTGCTGTCGCTGCAGCTGTGGTGATCCTGAGTTACTTATATGAAGCTCACAAAAGAATCAAGTAA
- the LOC122657616 gene encoding protein POLLENLESS 3-LIKE 2-like isoform X1, protein MMQDLWNAPTGFRPSKSAPCSPVKPIGVSRTRSESFHVTHKVPVGDTPYVKAKNVQLVDKDPDRAIPLFWAAINAGDRVDSALKDMAIVMKQQNRADEAVEAIKSLRSRCSDQAQESLDNILLDLYKNGASPLQRCGRLDDQIALLKHKLFLILQGVAFNGKRTKTARSQGKKFQVSVEQEATRLLGNLGWALMQQNNYVEAEEAYRRALLISQDNNKMCNLGICLMKQGRITEAKETLRRVKPAMADGPRGVDSHLKAFERAQQMLRDLESELMNKGVDRVEQSRLFDNFLGSSSIWQPQPCKEAAVLLCVPVNTITMTKQRDDFADENVDFNRITNQRGLKPAVPFGNSLKIDAPPFYLSKSNKDPSEDQFHDPLGRLKRTRSGHAAPSLIKGVERENYTRHPASIGTEQPEQKARKCCSPLIEEENAGKWTELLPDNMDFEEAIIAAVLGSTNETSKTLDTSNNPPICQRKIDKRLKVFQDITLSLSPRA, encoded by the exons ATGATGCAAGATCTATGGAACGCCCCTACAGGTTTCAGACCTTCCAAATCCGCTCCTTGTTCACCAGTGAAGCCTATCGGGGTCTCCAGAACTCGCTCCGAGTCTTTTCATGTCACGCACAAGGTCCCAGTCGGTGACACTCCCTATGTCAAGGCCAAAAACGTTCAG TTGGTGGACAAGGACCCAGACAGGGCGATTCCTCTATTTTGGGCTGCAATTAATGCTGGAGATAGAGTTGACAGTGCTCTGAAAGACATGGCGATTGTAATGAAACAACAAAATAGGGCCGACGAAGCAGTTGAAGCTATTAAATCACTGAGAAGTCGGTGTTCAGACCAAGCCCAAGAGTCTCTGGATAATATTCTCCTGGATCTTTACAAG AATGGTGCCTCTCCTCTGCAGAGATGTGGAAGATTAGATGATCAAATTGCACTTTTGAAGCACAAGTTGTTTTTGATTCTACAAGGGGTGGCGTTTAATGGTAAGCGTACCAAAACTGCTCGATCACAAGGAAAGAAGTTTCAAGTTTCTGTGGAGCAGGAAGCCACTCGCTTGCTG GGGAACTTAGGATGGGCACTTATGCAGCAGAACAACTATGTTGAAGCAGAAGAGGCCTACCGACGGGCCCTTTTGATTTCACAGGATAATAACAAAATGTGCAATTTAGGAATCTGCCTGATGAAACAAGGAAGGATTACAGAGGCAAAAGAAACTCTCAGACGAGTTAAACCAGCTATGGCAGATGGCCCAAGAGGCGTAGATTCCCATCTAAAAGCCTTTGAAAGGGCCCAACAGATGCTCCGTGACCTCGAATCAGAACTGATGAATAAGGGAGTAGACCGTGTCGAACAGAGTCGGCTCTTTGACAACTTCTTGGGTTCTTCTTCAATTTGGCAACCTCAGCCTTGCAAAGAGGCTGCTGTCCTCCTCTGTGTACCTGTTAATACGATAACAATGACAAAACAACGAGATGATTTTGCAGACGAGAATGTAGATTTCAACAGAATAACTAACCAGAGAGGTTTGAAACCCGCAGTTCCATTTGGGAATTCGCTAAAGATTGATGCACCACCATTCTATTTATCTAAGTCAAATAAAGACCCAAGTGAGGATCAATTTCACGATCCTCTGGGTCGACTTAAGAGGACTAGGTCTGGTCATGCTGCACCTTCTCTGATCAAAGGAGTCGAACGGGAGAACTACACAAGACATCCTGCATCCATTGGAACAGAACAGCCAGAACAAAAGGCTAGGAAGTGCTGCTCTCCtctgattgaagaagaaaatgcGGGCAAGTGGACAGAATTGTTACCAGATAACATGGATTTTGAAGAGGCCATCATAGCTGCGGTTCTTGGTTCAACTAATGAAACATCCAAGACTCTGGACACTTCTAACAATCCTCCAATATGCCAGAGAAAGATCGACAAGAGGCTAAAAGTTTTCCAGGATATTACACTCTCACTAAGCCCCAGAGCCTGA
- the LOC122657616 gene encoding protein POLLENLESS 3-LIKE 2-like isoform X2 — MMQDLWNAPTGFRPSKSAPCSPVKPIGVSRTRSESFHVTHKVPVGDTPYVKAKNVQLVDKDPDRAIPLFWAAINAGDRVDSALKDMAIVMKQQNRADEAVEAIKSLRSRCSDQAQESLDNILLDLYKRCGRLDDQIALLKHKLFLILQGVAFNGKRTKTARSQGKKFQVSVEQEATRLLGNLGWALMQQNNYVEAEEAYRRALLISQDNNKMCNLGICLMKQGRITEAKETLRRVKPAMADGPRGVDSHLKAFERAQQMLRDLESELMNKGVDRVEQSRLFDNFLGSSSIWQPQPCKEAAVLLCVPVNTITMTKQRDDFADENVDFNRITNQRGLKPAVPFGNSLKIDAPPFYLSKSNKDPSEDQFHDPLGRLKRTRSGHAAPSLIKGVERENYTRHPASIGTEQPEQKARKCCSPLIEEENAGKWTELLPDNMDFEEAIIAAVLGSTNETSKTLDTSNNPPICQRKIDKRLKVFQDITLSLSPRA, encoded by the exons ATGATGCAAGATCTATGGAACGCCCCTACAGGTTTCAGACCTTCCAAATCCGCTCCTTGTTCACCAGTGAAGCCTATCGGGGTCTCCAGAACTCGCTCCGAGTCTTTTCATGTCACGCACAAGGTCCCAGTCGGTGACACTCCCTATGTCAAGGCCAAAAACGTTCAG TTGGTGGACAAGGACCCAGACAGGGCGATTCCTCTATTTTGGGCTGCAATTAATGCTGGAGATAGAGTTGACAGTGCTCTGAAAGACATGGCGATTGTAATGAAACAACAAAATAGGGCCGACGAAGCAGTTGAAGCTATTAAATCACTGAGAAGTCGGTGTTCAGACCAAGCCCAAGAGTCTCTGGATAATATTCTCCTGGATCTTTACAAG AGATGTGGAAGATTAGATGATCAAATTGCACTTTTGAAGCACAAGTTGTTTTTGATTCTACAAGGGGTGGCGTTTAATGGTAAGCGTACCAAAACTGCTCGATCACAAGGAAAGAAGTTTCAAGTTTCTGTGGAGCAGGAAGCCACTCGCTTGCTG GGGAACTTAGGATGGGCACTTATGCAGCAGAACAACTATGTTGAAGCAGAAGAGGCCTACCGACGGGCCCTTTTGATTTCACAGGATAATAACAAAATGTGCAATTTAGGAATCTGCCTGATGAAACAAGGAAGGATTACAGAGGCAAAAGAAACTCTCAGACGAGTTAAACCAGCTATGGCAGATGGCCCAAGAGGCGTAGATTCCCATCTAAAAGCCTTTGAAAGGGCCCAACAGATGCTCCGTGACCTCGAATCAGAACTGATGAATAAGGGAGTAGACCGTGTCGAACAGAGTCGGCTCTTTGACAACTTCTTGGGTTCTTCTTCAATTTGGCAACCTCAGCCTTGCAAAGAGGCTGCTGTCCTCCTCTGTGTACCTGTTAATACGATAACAATGACAAAACAACGAGATGATTTTGCAGACGAGAATGTAGATTTCAACAGAATAACTAACCAGAGAGGTTTGAAACCCGCAGTTCCATTTGGGAATTCGCTAAAGATTGATGCACCACCATTCTATTTATCTAAGTCAAATAAAGACCCAAGTGAGGATCAATTTCACGATCCTCTGGGTCGACTTAAGAGGACTAGGTCTGGTCATGCTGCACCTTCTCTGATCAAAGGAGTCGAACGGGAGAACTACACAAGACATCCTGCATCCATTGGAACAGAACAGCCAGAACAAAAGGCTAGGAAGTGCTGCTCTCCtctgattgaagaagaaaatgcGGGCAAGTGGACAGAATTGTTACCAGATAACATGGATTTTGAAGAGGCCATCATAGCTGCGGTTCTTGGTTCAACTAATGAAACATCCAAGACTCTGGACACTTCTAACAATCCTCCAATATGCCAGAGAAAGATCGACAAGAGGCTAAAAGTTTTCCAGGATATTACACTCTCACTAAGCCCCAGAGCCTGA